The genomic window CATTTATTCTGGCATTCTGTCTTGTATACAAAGCTTGGTCATCAACAATAAATTGGTGTCTAACAATGTTTTACAAAAAAGaagtaacaacaaaaacaaaaagcttctattaaacacagaagtgtaCTCACTTAGTAGGAGGCAGATCAGCAAGGGCAGAGTTGTACTTATTTAAAGATTCCTCACGCTTTCCTGAAAATCAATAAAGACACATTATTAATATCAAGATAATTACTGTGGACTACATTTTGAAATACTTCActggatacaaaacaaaaaataataataaaaaaggtaCTGTCAGCAAACTACACTGACCTTTATCTAAGCTTTTGTTGTCTTGCCAGTCCAAAGTTCTCCTGCCTCTTAGCTGCACCAGGTTCtaataacaaaacacattattaaaaGCTTAGCCGAACATGTTTTAAGAAAAAGGCATACAAATCACCTTGTTTGTAGACCCAGATGATGCGATAGTATTTGATTGAGAATTTCTATTCTGAGTAGTAGAGAACTCTGCTGATGCGGGTAATCTGGACAAGCTCCTACAAAAGggagaaagttacataattatGCACAAATCAGCAGCAATGCGAGTCTAAATCATTAAACTCACTTTAATTTTATAAAACTATTTGGCTCCATCAAGAACTgactttttagatgtttttggttaataaacaaccaaaaaccTAACAAAAAAACTAGAAGCATAATGGTTCTTTCCAGTCAAATATATTTGAGCTTAtgccaaacaaacaaatctttTGTTCCACTTCTGAAGCTCCGCCTACTCTATTCAAATGAATGTGTTCTATACAGTGCCTACAAACACCCACACTGTGCTGCCTGCAGTCaaaacagtgttttcagtgggCAACTAACATGCAGAATACTGTATCCAgtataaaaactgtattttctgtctttcaagtgtatttttatttttgaaaagaaaaattctgTTAACAATGCAAAGATAATGGTGGTAATTGTAGGATGGCAAGTTCACAGAACTGCTTGGATGGCACTGTATAACCTTcttaaacaaaaatctaaaactaaaaTGCAGGTGAGTATATGACTATTAATACAAACCTTGACCTTTCTGTGGTTAAGGGCCTCCTGGTCTCACTGAGGACATCCTCTACAATTCGGTCCtcattggtcacatttttcaggTACCTCTTGGTCACATCTGTCCTTGGCCCTTCCTCACGTTTGGAGTTTTCATTGCCGTTTCCAGTGTCTCTGCGTTCACCTCCCAGCCTGTGTGTGGCCCTGTCCCTGCCCCTTGGAGTCTCCTCTTTATTAACACACTTATTAGCATTGATTTTATCTACATTGTGATCATTGGAATCTGCTGTAGGCGTCATTCCTGCTAGCCTTTGCCTGCTCTCCTGCAGCTCCCCTCTTAGTGTCAACAGCTGCAGATCTGCATCTTTCTGCCGCTGTTGAGCTGCGGTGAGTTCCCGCTCCATGTCCTTGTGAGCTGTCCGGAGAGCCgtcagctcctcctctgcctccgcaCGCAACCGATCTGCCACAGACACCGCAACCTGGAGGTCAGCCTGGAACTGCAACCACTCTCCACGCTCAGTCTGGACATACAGAACAGCACAAAATGGTGTGaacaacaatacaaacatttgagATGAATTCTAGTCAAGGAAATGACCAGTCAAGATGGCTATTGGGAAGCAAGAAATGACTATAAAAGCCTTACAATAATCTGAAATGGCCTAATCTAAAGAGAAGTTACTGGCAAAGCTTTGTCACAACAATAAATTAAAGCTTGAAAACAAGTTTCAGCAAAAAATGAATAGTTGACCCAAGTGGTTATGCACAAAGTACTTTATACATAGTACATACACACATCAAGCATATCCCTTACACCAGGCCAAGCCAtccataaaaaaatatgtcagAGTGAACAAGACAAACTATCCCACTTCGTTTTGGCAACATCATAATAACTGTTTCTCTTGTTCTTTGCTCAATAGTTTAACTTCAGACTCCAACATGTCCAAACACTACATTGTAGATTTAGACAGACTTCAAAAAGACTAATCAGAAATGACAAAACTTAGAAGCAACTAATTGTATCATCTAAGAAAGTTTTATCATGAAAAAAGgcttaaaaaaagacaaaagtgccTGAAAGATGAATATGATGCAAACTAACCAGATATGAGAGCTATGGGAGTGCAGAGCAGGGCTGAATTGTAATTAGATGAAGAATGGTTATGGGACATGAGGAGGAGGCGTGATATCTGAGCCAAGACGCTCCCTCATCTGACCAGCGGTGACTTAAGACCACAGCTGGACCCAATTACGCTGcatacacatacagacacagagATCAAGTTCCCCTTTCTTCTCCTTAAACACCTCCTTGTTCTTGTACCTCACTGCTAAACCACATTGTTAAGTCTTGCCCACTGTCTGGAGGGCATTTGCTGGCATAAtctgtcacatacacacacacacacacacacacgtcaggACTGGATTAAACAGTTTCACAAATATGCAAGAAATGTTTGTATAGTGACAGCGCAGCCTTCTCTCTCTGATtctcaacctaaaacatgcaacaATAAGATAATCCTAAAGCTATGTAATCCTCAGTTATCTTGACCAAGCTTAAATAAATCTAGAGATGTGCTGTGCTCTGCTTTGAGaacgcccactgctcctgagaggTTGCCCCTGCAGCAgcattaaaggatgggtcaaatgcagaaaacacatttccagATGATATGTCCATCTAccagaaatgtgttaaaacatgtttttaaatgtatatgttGAAGTTTAAGcgtcagacaaatgtgaaatacacATAAAAGTGCAGAGATATACCTTAATTTAGAAGTTTAAAATCAtcatttgcagtgttttttataatttatttcaatattgaCAAATTTTGCCCATCTTCAAACCAACATTCATAATATTCTCTATAGACATTATTGAtcttgtctcctctgtgtgaAAGCAGTAAAACCTATTAAGATATCTGAAATCATGTAAGCTATTTAAAGATGCCCCATTCATATACAGTGGGTCTACAGTAAGTAACTATAGCCTTGAATTGAGTGTGGACACTATCTGCTAAAGGAAACAGGAAACGGCTCCTCTGGTCACATTGAGATAAGGGTGTGAGCTGTCAGtactgagacacacacacaggccatCCCACCAGAGTTGACCCAGTGCACCGCTGCATGACCAGATGTGGGATCCTGCCAGCCCACTTGCACATATACATTAAGATGCATGCTCTGGGCGTTGAAACATATGCAATTTTCCAACAATTCCAGGAAAAACGTCAAGACAAACTGGAAAACTGGGAAGCATTGTCCAAACATCTGTCCCTGAaccacccccacacccacacttTATTGAACATACTTGGAGTAGCATCCAAATTGTGTCATAGATTTTAACTCTTCTTCGAAATGCCTCTCTTGTGCACTCTCATCAGATACCACTGAGGCTAAAGAAAAATGACTTCACTTCTAATAAGTAATTCAGCCTCCACCCAGTGTTCTCTTTGTGTTAACTCCAGATGAATATGGCGGGTTGTACgagaaagggcatctggcttaaaactAAATCAGTGATTATAACTAATACtgattctataaagcactttgaattacttcgtgtacaaacaaataaacttctTATGTGGAACCAGTATGTTTAGCTAATGTTGGTGCTGAAGAGACCAACATCTATAATCTGTTTTAAATTATGCTAACATTTTGTgttaaactgtgactaaaccatgacaacacaaggacaaggagactaaaacaggacataaAACCAAAATGGAAAAGACCCACAAGTACCACCAAAGGGAGCTTGTGTACCATCAGCGCCTACACCTGCACCACAGCTTGAAAACCACTGTTCTGTGTGATTTACATATAACAAATTAGGAGCAAACACTCAGTCAAGCGTTCCAAGTCTTCCCTCTTGGCCCCGAGATACAATACCCTCTGCTGTAGTGCGCCACTGTAACAAGCAACCTGAAGATTCCTGGAATTTAGCCGCACCATCCACATGGAACCAAGGCTAAAATAGGGCTTTATATTGACTCAAGCTCCAATAGTGAACCAATTATAACCCTTCATTCTCGCTTACACATTGACACACAGGCTATTCAGTGTGTGCAGCCTTGAGAGGGACATTTTCATTGTTAGTGTGTAAGCCAAACTAAAGACCATATAGGCTGCTGGCAAACGCAAACATTTTTAAGTGAAAGTCGAAGAGGTATGCAAGCCTGTGCTAAATTTAGTGCAAGTGAGGCCCAATTCAGTATCTTAAATGTTGAACTGATTATTTGTGATGAAAAATGCCATCAAGACATGCAAATGAGTGTGTGTGGTAAATGCTGAGAACTGTTGACTTTAAGATACAATTACTGAAAATTAGTGTTGACACAATTTAAACCCCTACAAATTGTAGTTAGAAACACTTATCAGGTTGAGTTCTTTCCAAGTCTGAATAAATGAAGACAAATACCATTGTATGACTTAGAGAATatctaaatacaaatacaacacaaaaaggCCAATTGGACAGAAATCAAGCAAACATTTGGATGCAGTGgtagaaaaagaacaaacaacaacaaagacgTTTTACAGACTTGACTAGGCTAGGAGAAAAAGTTCCAATGGCCGTTGTTGGGCAATTGTTGGAGCTATTGTGTTGGGGAGAGGTCAGTTCTGTGAAAGAGAAAGAATGAAGACAAGGCAGAGGCACAGTGGGGGAAAGAATGAAGCttcttagaaaaaaaaacatcagctgTATCATTCTGTGCACGAGGAGTCTCACGTGAGCCGATCATACAATAACACAGCCAGACAGTCACCAACAACTTTGATTTTGCCAAAGACTTTGTCCACAACAAACAACGCCCCTCCTTGGTGGTTCCCTCCACAAAATAGACTCCCAGCACAGCAGACTGGGATAGTTCATAAAGTTGGGGCTTTACTAGCTTATATTGCTCTATTGAGGGCCCATATAAACACAGAGTCAAATTGCTCTAGTATTCATATACATGGTGAGCCATTATTGCTCAACCGCACTCACTCAGAGGGTTGGCTGCTTTGAGCTAAGCTTAAAATTTTCGGGCCAATGTGGGGGGGAGAAAGGGTACCAGGAGTTTACAATAAGATGTGAAATAAGATGCGTATTAGAAGGATCcaaatgaaagtaaaaacacaaataatagtTGTATCCCATCTGTTGTTATCTCCAGATCTGAAGAAACTGGGAGCCTCCAGCTACAATCCTCATAAGGGAGGGTCAGGAATTGGAGCGAACGACTTACAGGAAATTACTACAGAATATCACCTTTCTCATTGGAGCGACAGATGCCTGTAGAACTGAGCATGTGTAGTACAAGAGCATAATAGTCTCACTTTGAAAATTTGCTAAGATCAACTAGCTTCCACAACAAAATTAGTTctgtacaaatgtgtgtgtgtttcttttctttcacttttttccCTCACATCAAACTTAGGATGTGTACAAAATAATCCCTAAACTAGATCATCATCTTTATGTTTGAGGATTCCAGGGGTATGCTCTTCAAACTTATGATTCTAAGCCAGTTTCTTGACAGGAAGACCTCAATTTAAAAGAAATGCTTCTCCCAGGAGGTCCAGCTCAGGCCTATTGTGACAAGCCGAACAAGCAGAAGTGTCTTATCTCCTGGATGAAAGGTTGCCTGCTCTATGCTGACTCGTAGTGGCTTTCCTGTTTACAGACCTATATTTATACAGGGAAGtgcttcattttttttccctttaaatgtGTAACATTATGTTTGTAGCAATTGCATTTAAGGAAAGGCACACGCCCTGTAATGGTGATTCTAAAAGCAACAATTTCTCTCTCATGTCATTATTACCTGCAGAGACTGCTTCAAGCTTTTCACTTCTGACAGTAGATGCCGTAGTGCCTCTGTAGAAAGAAAATACCaaagtgaataaaaaaatacttccacCTCTGAACAACAATAAGCATGACATAAAAACTAGTATTAAGCTGGGTtaaacaaacacttttttttagtaaataaatgaaacagcatattgtaaaagcagcactttatGACATAACTGtaacaaataattaaatatttttgttttcttatcaATCCAGAAGTAAGAACTGAAAgcagagctctgattggctgtgcttgAGCAGTCCACCTCAGTTCCTCTTCGCCGCAGGCCTGGGTTTACAAGGGTGGAAAAGCATGCATTGTAACCTCATTTATAAAGGTTTGCAGCCTCATTTGAGATGGGATAAATAACGACTCTTAATGAAGCAGTATAGACTTTGCACCCCTTTGAAAGCCTTTACCTGTTCTATAGCTGTGCACACACCCAAAAATGAATGCATGTGGATATTAATCATGTGTCAAAGGGTTTGACAGagatttaaatacctacttcctcAGTGTGAAAATCCTGTACCCCCAGCTTTAATTCACTAAATATCTCATCTAACCTGGCCACACAGTTTACAAGATTTCCACATTAAAAATGGATAGAAGTTAATTTTACCTTTTGCGCTTATGGCTCCATCCTGATCAGTAGCCAAACCCAGTGTTGTCCTACACTCTTCCAGAAGCACCCACAAGTCATCCTCTTGTCTGTCCCCAATTTCTGTAACCTGCTGTGGGGACTGGCTCACCCCACTGTCCCTctccttccaggccttctccggAAAGTCAGTTTCCACGGGAGATGAGGGGCTTTTGGTTGGTCCGTGATCCCCACTATCACCCTGTGGGAGTGGAGTTTTTGGGGTAGAAGTCTGTGGAGTGCCATTCCTACTTAAAGTAATTTGTCCCTTGCTtccagcattacttcctgacTTGCGGTGAAATGCATTT from Periophthalmus magnuspinnatus isolate fPerMag1 chromosome 22, fPerMag1.2.pri, whole genome shotgun sequence includes these protein-coding regions:
- the si:ch211-195o20.7 gene encoding cytospin-A encodes the protein MGNLSSKDGNHGSTGPPTESFHTPPGSPQGEDPSPKSSAPSSPTSTSPHSSLLTPLFQTHSGKKTHSAALSSSASSPPPPPPERKPNSPVQYNTSNAFHRKSGSNAGSKGQITLSRNGTPQTSTPKTPLPQGDSGDHGPTKSPSSPVETDFPEKAWKERDSGVSQSPQQVTEIGDRQEDDLWVLLEECRTTLGLATDQDGAISAKEALRHLLSEVKSLKQSLQTERGEWLQFQADLQVAVSVADRLRAEAEEELTALRTAHKDMERELTAAQQRQKDADLQLLTLRGELQESRQRLAGMTPTADSNDHNVDKINANKCVNKEETPRGRDRATHRLGGERRDTGNGNENSKREEGPRTDVTKRYLKNVTNEDRIVEDVLSETRRPLTTERSRSLSRLPASAEFSTTQNRNSQSNTIASSGSTNKNLVQLRGRRTLDWQDNKSLDKGKREESLNKYNSALADLPPTKSQDGFNLLLRRHGGSKRNSLLRWCQNRTQGYKNIDITNFSSSWADGLAFCAIYHTYLPSHIPYNSLNPENKRENLSLAFKTGESVGIEPTLTLEEMLRVGGPDWQRVLSYVESVYRHFEM